From the Vibrio ziniensis genome, the window TACGAAGCTCTACCCCTTGCAGCTGATTAAGCAACTCGGTTGCGGTGATATGCACGTTCATTTCTCGGCGAGCGGCACAAGAGGTATGCATGACGACGGAGGTTGGTTCACCTTTATCAATCAGCTTCACGCGGCAGACGTTGACTAAAAATTCGGTCAGTTCAAAGACACGGTCACAGAAAGCGTCGACCTGAGCTTGCAGTGCATCTTGCTTGAATAAGCGGCGGTAATGATGGTGCATCATTCCCCCACAAGAGCCTGAAAGCACGATGACAGGGTAGGGTTCAGGAAACAGAGCCATCTGGCTTAATGCCACCGTCTTGGCTTGGTCGTCGTAACCAGAGGTATAAGCTGGTTGACCGCAACAAGTTTGCTTTTCGACGAAGAGCACTTCGATGTCTTGCTGTTCTAAGAGCGTCATTGCATCCAGTCCGGCTTGCGGATCGAATAAATCCACCAAGCACGTGGCGTAGAAATATACTTTCTGAGGTTTTGCAGGGTAGATACGCATTGCTTCTCCTAAAGGGAGTTCTTGTAATTGTTGTGTTAATTAAATGTGAATCTAGCGCTTTCTTTTTTCTTGATATAGGGAAATAATGAAATTCATTATTTCCAAAAATGACATAATTTGATGCGTGCGGATGACTTAATACTCTTCTCTCAAGTTGTTGAATTTGGCAGCTTTAGCAAAGTGGCTGAACAAAATAACCTTACTAATTCAGTAGTTAGCAAAAGAATTGCTCGCTTGGAAGAGGAGCTGAGTGTTCAGCTATTATATCGAACAACGCGTAAATTGACCCTGACGGAAGCGGGTAAGGCATTGATGTCGAGTGCCAAAAATGTGAAGCAAGCCACTCAGGAAGCAATGGATGCCGTAGCCGGTTTTGGCGAGAACATCAGCGGACATATTAAGATGTCGGTTCCTTCAATCTCAGGTGATTTGATCTTGGCAGATGCTGTGGCGGAGTTTTGCAATATGCATCCGGGATTAACGGTAGATATGTCGTTAGATAATCGTTTTGTTGATTTGGTTGAAGGTGGTTTTGACTTAGTGATTCGAACTGGCTATTTGGATGATTCCAGTTTGATTGCCCGCCACATTCTTGATTCTCAATGGGTGGTCTGCGCTTCTCCTTCATACATTGCGCGAAATGGTAAACCCTTGAAACCTGAAGATTTGGTCAATCACAATTGCTTGCAATACGCTTACCAAACTACAGGGGCAAGTGATTGGGAATTCAAAGGAAGTAAAGGGAACTACATCGTAAAAGTGTCGGGTACTTTCTCAACGGATAATGCAACAGCACTGCGAAAAGCCGCATTGGGTGGGCATGGAATCGCTTATGTGCCCAGATGTCTGGTTTACCATGATTTTCGCAACGGTGAATTGATTGATATTTTCCCTGAGCTGGTGGGTAAGAAGCTCGGAATCTATGCTGTTTACCCTTTCACCCGTCAGCCACCAAATAAAGTCCGTTTGTTAATCGAGCATATCCGTACTCGATATCTCGCCATTTCACACTACTTTTAATCTATGATTTGCCCAAATCTAGTTCAGTGTTGGTGTTTCTAAACTTAAACCGTACGAGCGCTTTAGTTGGGTAAAATACTGATGAGCTTTTTCAATGTCTTGATATTCCAACTGCCAATTTGCATCTCTTTGAGCTAAGCAAAATGCACTGAGATGGAGTAACAGGTTGGTGCTGTGTTTGTCGAGAACAGAAGAGACGGTCGAGATTAGCTCATTTTGTTCAATCGACATGAATTGCAGTAGTCCATATGCTTGATTAAGTGCATCAAACGCCCGTTTTTGCTGCCCCATATTGTTCAATATTTCTGCCTGATGGATCGCGGCATCATGTAATCCTGAAATCAGACAGACAAGCTGACAAGGTTTTGCTTGTGGATCTTTCGCTGTGGTTTCTATGTGATTAGGGAGGTTGTGCAGTACGTCTTCAAACAGATAATGGGCTTGTGGCCAATGACCGGCTTTTAGAAGTTCTTCTGCTTTGGTGTAGTGTGCCCAGCACTGTTTCAAGTTCATCATTTGTTCTCATTGACCTAATTTGCATTTATTTAAATGCAATAAATTATCAATTGCAAATGATTATCAATAATAAATATTGTTAAAATTGTTTATTATTTGTTCGCTTGCATTGTAACTGGGGCTAAATCACTAAAAAGTCAAAGCTTTATGACTAGACTTGATATACAAAAGAAGAAGTATAAAACCAAAGGAGTGGAGCTATGGCTATTCAACTACTGAACGCAGAACAGCTTTACCACGTTGCAAAGCTAGAACAATTGCCTTGTAAGTCCACCAAAGAATTACCCCCAATTGATGAAATCGTTGGTCAAGAACGCGCGCAAAAAGCGGTTGAGTTCGCCATGTCGATTAAAGAAAAGGGCTATAACATCTATGCGATAGGTCGTAACGGGTTAGGTAAACGTACGATGATCATGCGTTATCTCACTCGTCATAAATATGAGTCTGATAACTTATATGACTGGTGTTATGTCGCTAATTTTGACGATATTCGTACACCGCGAGTACTAAAACTGCCACGTGGTGTGGGTAGCGCATTTCGTCAAGATATTGAAAAGCTTATGACTAAGCTGATGAACGGTATGCCATTAGCTTTCGATAATGAGCTTTATATCGGACGCGCTGAGAAAATGAAAAATCAGCTCGACCAAAAGCAACAAAGTGAGTTGGAAAACATCACTAAAGATGCCAAAGAAAAGGGCATCAGCCTCACTATCACTAACCAAGGCGAATATCAGTTTGTAGCTTTAAATGGTGAAGA encodes:
- a CDS encoding (Fe-S)-binding protein; amino-acid sequence: MRIYPAKPQKVYFYATCLVDLFDPQAGLDAMTLLEQQDIEVLFVEKQTCCGQPAYTSGYDDQAKTVALSQMALFPEPYPVIVLSGSCGGMMHHHYRRLFKQDALQAQVDAFCDRVFELTEFLVNVCRVKLIDKGEPTSVVMHTSCAARREMNVHITATELLNQLQGVELRMQDYESECCGFGGTFSVRHPNISQAMVEDKTHHITQTHAETLVSADWGCLLNINGALQYQGKELQGRHLASFLLERTQGEKR
- a CDS encoding LysR family transcriptional regulator, translating into MRADDLILFSQVVEFGSFSKVAEQNNLTNSVVSKRIARLEEELSVQLLYRTTRKLTLTEAGKALMSSAKNVKQATQEAMDAVAGFGENISGHIKMSVPSISGDLILADAVAEFCNMHPGLTVDMSLDNRFVDLVEGGFDLVIRTGYLDDSSLIARHILDSQWVVCASPSYIARNGKPLKPEDLVNHNCLQYAYQTTGASDWEFKGSKGNYIVKVSGTFSTDNATALRKAALGGHGIAYVPRCLVYHDFRNGELIDIFPELVGKKLGIYAVYPFTRQPPNKVRLLIEHIRTRYLAISHYF